Proteins from one Lepidochelys kempii isolate rLepKem1 chromosome 6, rLepKem1.hap2, whole genome shotgun sequence genomic window:
- the EXOC5 gene encoding exocyst complex component 5: protein MAATAELFEEPFVADEYIERLAWRTPGGGSRGGAEAFDPKRLLEEFVNHIQELQVMDERIQRKVEKLEQHCQKEAKEFAKKVQELQKSNQVAFQHFQELDEHISYVATKVCHLGDQLEGVNTPRQRAVEAQKLMKYFNEFLDGELKSDVFTNSEKIKEAADIIQKLHLIAQELPFDRFSEVKSKIASKYHDLELQLIQEFTNAQRRGEISRMREVAAVLLHFKGYSHCVDVYIKQCQEGPYLRNDIFEDTAILCQRVNKQVGDIFSSPETVLAKLIQNIFEVKLQSNVKDHLEEHRKSDAEQYLKNLYELYTRTTNLSSKLMEFNLGTDKQTFLSKLIKSIFISYLENYIEVEIGYLKSRSAMILQRYYDSKNHQKRSIGTGGIQDLKERIRQRTNLPLGPSIDTHGETFLSQEVVVNLLQETKQAFERCHRLSDHSDLPKNAFRIFSMLVEFLCIEHIDYALETGLAGIPSPDSKSANLYFLDVVHQANTIFHLFDKQFNDHLMPLISSSPKLSECLQKKKDIIEQMEMKLDVGIDRTLNCMIGQMKHILAAEQKKTDFKPEDENSVLIQYTNACVKVCGYVRKQVEKIRKSMDGKNVDTVLMELGVRFHRLIYEHLQQYSYSCMGGMLAICDVAEYRKCAKDFKIPLVLQLFDTLHALCNLLVVAPDNLKQVCSGEQLANLDKNILHSFVQLRADYRSARLARHFS from the exons GAGCCTTTTGTGGCAGATGAGTACATTGAACGCCTGGCATGGCGAACTCCTGGAGGAGGTTCCAGAGGTGGCGCAGAAGCTTTTGATCCCAAAAG attattAGAAGAATTTGTAAATCATATCCAAGAACTACAGGTAATGGATGAAAGGATTCAAAGAAAGGTGGAGAAGTTAGAACAGCATTGCCAGAAAGAAGCCAAGGAATTTGCCAAGAAAGTACAAGAGCTGCAGAAAAGCAACCAG GTTGCCTTCCAACATTTCCAAGAACTAGATGAGCACATCAGCTATGTAGCAACTAAGGTCTGTCACCTTGGTGACCAACTGGAGGGGGTAAACACGCCACGGCAACGGGCTGTGGAGGCTCAGAAACTGATGAAATACTTTAATGAGTTTCTGGATGGAGAGCTGAAGTCTGATGTTTTTACAAACTCTGAAAAG ATTAAAGAGGCAGCTGATATTATTCAGAAGTTGCATCTGATTGCACAGGAATTACCTTTTGACAG GTTTTCTGAAGTAAAATCAAAAATAGCAA gtaAGTACCATGATTTAGAGTTGCAATTGATTCAGGAGTTTACCAATGCACAGAGAAGGGGGGAAATTTCCAGAATGCGAGAAGTAGCAGCTGTTTTACTTCACTTCAAG GGCTATTCCCACTGTGTTGATGTATACATAAAACAATGTCAAGAG GGACCTTACTTGAGGAATGATATATTTGAAGATACAGCCATCCTCTGTCAGCGAGTGAACAAACAAGTTGGAGATATCTTTAGTAGTCCAGAGACTGTATTGGCCAAACTTattcaaaatatatttgaagTCAAACTTCAG AGTAATGTAAAGGATCATTTAGAAGAACACAGGAAGTCAGATGCAGAACAGTATCTTAAGAATCTTTATGAGCTGTATACAAG AACTACTAATCTTTCAAGCAAATTGATGGAGTTTAACTTGGGTACTGATAAGCAGACTTTCTTGTCTAAGCTTATCAAATCCATTTTCATTTCCTACTTGGAGAATTACATTGAGGTGGAAATTGGTTATTTGAAAAGTAGGAGCGCTATGATTCTGCAACGCTATTATGATTCTAAAAACCACCAGAAGAGGTCCATTGGCACTGGAGG TATTCAAGATCTCAAAGAGAGAATAAGACAACGTACAAACTTGCCATTGGGCCCAAGTATTGATACCCATGGAGAAACCTTTCTCTCCCAAGAGGTGGTGGTTAACCTTTTGCAAGAAACCAAGCAAGCTTTTGAGAGATGTCATAGA cTCTCTGATCATTCTGATTTACCGAAGAATGCATTCAGAATTTTTTCTATGCTTGTGGAGTTTTTGTGTATTGAGCACATTGATTATGCCTTGGAAACTGGACTTGCTG GCATTCCTTCTCCTGACTCTAAAAGTGCAAACCTTTATTTCCTGGATGTTGTACACCAGGCCAATACTATTTTCCACTTGTTTGACAAGCAGTTTAATGATCATCTGATGCCATTAATCAG CTCTTCTCCTAAGTTATCTGAATGCCTTCAGAAGAAAAAGGATATAATAGAACAAATGGAGATGAAACTGGACGTGGGCATTGATAG GACATTGAATTGTATGATTGGACAGATGAAGCACATCTTGGCTGCAGAACAAAAGAAGACAGATTTTAAACCAGAAGATGAAAACAGTGTTTTGATTCAATATACTAAT GCCTGTGTCAAAGTATGTGGCTATGTCAGAAAGCAAGTGGAAAAGATTAGAAAGTCTATGGATGGTAAGAATGTGGACACAGTTTTGATGGAGCTTGGAGTTCGTTTTCATCGACTTATTTATGAACATCTACAGCAATATTCCTACAGTTGCATGGGAGGCATGTTAGCAATTTGTGATGTGGCTGAATACAGGAAGTGTGCCAAAGACTTTAAG ATTCCATTGGTGTTACAGCTTTTTGACACCCTCCATGCGCTCTGCAATCTTTTGGTTGTAGCACCAGATAACTTAAAGCAGGTCTGCTCTGGAGAGCAACTTGCTAATCTGGACAAGAACATCCTTCACTCCTTTGTTCAGCTGCGAGCTGATTATAGATCTGCTCGCCTTGCTCGCCACTTCAGCTGA